One region of Faecalibacter bovis genomic DNA includes:
- a CDS encoding bifunctional nuclease family protein has protein sequence MNNLISLVIKGISYSQTQTGAYALILEEESGFRKLPIIIGSFEAQSIALALEKDITPPRPLTHDLFVSLGEAYKIDVESVYIYKLEDGVFYSNIVFINTDGERSEIDSRTSDAIALAVRFNAPIFAYDHVVEKAGIHLDIMQEEDENIQRALDDIDDEIDLIDDEATSSDFSDWTKDELEEEMKKAVMNEDYELAARLRDEIENLRN, from the coding sequence ATGAACAATTTAATCAGCTTAGTAATAAAAGGTATTTCATACAGTCAAACACAGACTGGTGCATACGCTTTAATTCTTGAGGAGGAATCGGGATTTCGAAAATTACCAATTATTATTGGTAGTTTCGAAGCACAATCAATTGCATTAGCATTAGAAAAAGATATAACTCCACCACGTCCGTTAACGCACGATTTATTTGTTAGTCTTGGCGAAGCATATAAAATTGATGTAGAATCAGTTTACATTTACAAGTTAGAAGATGGCGTGTTTTATTCAAACATTGTTTTTATAAATACTGATGGAGAACGGTCTGAAATAGATTCGCGTACTTCGGATGCAATCGCATTGGCTGTTCGTTTTAACGCTCCTATTTTCGCTTATGATCATGTCGTTGAAAAAGCAGGTATCCATTTGGATATTATGCAGGAAGAAGACGAAAATATTCAACGTGCTTTAGATGATATCGATGATGAAATTGATTTGATCGACGATGAAGCTACTTCTTCTGATTTTTCGGACTGGACAAAAGACGAATTAGAAGAAGAGATGAAAAAAGCAGTAATGAACGAAGATTACGAATTAGCTGCTCGCCTTCGTGATGAAATCGAAAATCTTAGAAACTAA
- a CDS encoding electron transfer flavoprotein subunit alpha/FixB family protein: MAIFVYAESHDGKYKKAGLEAVAYAKAIADVAGDTVTAIAFNVTDSSEELYKYGATKVLKVENSTLKNFDANAYAKAVAELAAGEVVVVPSTNDGASFAPLLALKLGASLVTNVEKAPTTFAPFTVARKAFSGKGIETVAVTGKAVITLLQNSFGAKENAVAGSEESVSVSISDADAKVKVTGVEVAQTGAIDLKEAEIVVSAGRGLKGPENWGMIEELAQLLGAATASSKPVADIGWRPHAEHVGQTGKAIAPNLYIAIGISGAIQHLAGVNGSKTIVVINNDAEAPFFKAADYGIVGDAFEVVPKLIEEVKKLKGVA; encoded by the coding sequence ATGGCAATTTTTGTTTACGCAGAATCTCATGACGGAAAATATAAAAAAGCAGGATTAGAAGCAGTTGCTTATGCTAAAGCAATTGCAGATGTAGCTGGTGATACAGTTACAGCTATCGCTTTTAACGTAACAGATTCTTCAGAAGAATTATATAAATATGGAGCTACAAAAGTTTTAAAAGTAGAAAATTCAACTTTAAAAAACTTTGATGCTAACGCATACGCTAAAGCAGTTGCTGAATTAGCTGCTGGTGAAGTTGTTGTTGTTCCTTCAACTAACGATGGTGCATCTTTTGCTCCGTTATTAGCATTAAAATTAGGTGCTTCATTAGTTACTAATGTAGAAAAAGCTCCTACAACTTTTGCTCCTTTTACAGTTGCTCGTAAAGCATTCTCAGGAAAAGGAATCGAAACAGTTGCAGTAACTGGAAAAGCAGTTATTACTTTATTACAAAACTCTTTCGGAGCTAAGGAAAATGCAGTTGCTGGTTCGGAAGAATCAGTTTCAGTATCAATTTCTGATGCAGATGCAAAAGTAAAAGTAACTGGTGTAGAAGTTGCTCAAACAGGAGCAATAGACTTGAAAGAAGCTGAAATTGTAGTTTCTGCAGGTCGTGGATTAAAAGGACCAGAAAATTGGGGAATGATTGAAGAATTAGCACAATTATTAGGAGCTGCTACAGCATCTTCTAAACCTGTTGCTGATATCGGATGGAGACCTCACGCTGAGCACGTTGGGCAAACGGGTAAAGCAATTGCACCAAATTTATACATCGCAATTGGTATATCAGGAGCCATTCAGCATTTAGCTGGAGTTAACGGTTCTAAAACGATTGTTGTAATTAATAATGATGCAGAAGCTCCTTTCTTTAAAGCTGCTGATTACGGTATTGTTGGAGACGCTTTCGAGGTTGTTCCAAAGTTAATCGAAGAGGTTAAAAAATTAAAAGGTGTTGCTTAA
- a CDS encoding electron transfer flavoprotein subunit beta/FixA family protein has product MKILVCISSVPDTTAKINFTGDGKSFDKNGVQFVINPHDEFSLNKAVELQEKAGATVTILTVGDASVDAVMRKALAIGANDGIRIDADARDDFFVATQIAKAAKEGGYDIVLTGKESIDYNGGAVPGLVAGLLDYGFVNGCIGLEVEGSTAKAVREIDGGKENVEVALPAVIAGQKGLVDEAALRIPNMRGIMQARSKQITVVAPEATSTSVEVVGYEKPASRGNVTLVDKDNVAELVRLLHEEAKAI; this is encoded by the coding sequence ATGAAGATATTAGTTTGTATTAGTAGTGTACCAGATACTACAGCTAAAATCAACTTCACAGGAGATGGAAAATCGTTTGATAAAAACGGTGTTCAATTTGTTATTAACCCGCACGATGAATTCAGCTTAAATAAAGCGGTTGAATTACAAGAAAAAGCAGGAGCTACAGTTACTATTTTAACTGTTGGAGATGCGTCAGTAGATGCTGTTATGCGTAAAGCATTAGCTATCGGTGCAAACGATGGTATTCGTATTGATGCAGATGCTCGTGATGATTTCTTTGTTGCAACACAAATTGCTAAAGCTGCTAAAGAAGGTGGTTATGATATCGTTTTAACAGGTAAAGAGTCTATAGATTATAATGGAGGTGCAGTACCAGGACTAGTTGCAGGATTATTAGATTATGGTTTTGTAAATGGATGTATTGGTTTAGAAGTAGAAGGTTCTACAGCTAAAGCTGTTCGCGAAATTGATGGTGGAAAAGAAAACGTAGAAGTTGCTTTACCAGCAGTAATTGCAGGACAAAAAGGTTTAGTTGATGAAGCTGCTTTAAGAATTCCTAACATGCGTGGAATTATGCAAGCAAGATCTAAACAAATCACAGTTGTTGCTCCAGAAGCTACATCTACAAGTGTAGAAGTTGTAGGTTATGAAAAACCTGCTTCTCGTGGAAATGTTACTTTAGTAGATAAAGATAACGTTGCAGAATTAGTTCGTTTATTACACGAAGAAGCAAAAGCTATCTAA
- the tatC gene encoding twin-arginine translocase subunit TatC: MAASGKTDMSFLAHIGELRGNLIRSVIAVVLTSIGVAFFWDELVEYVIMAPLKSTFPTFDWFNAFGQLTGFGVIYKESFDISKDLTNLNPSGQITSQFFAIIVCGVILAIPYIIYELWKFISPALKDSERKYAGATILAVSFFFILGVLFSYFLLIPLCTQFLFTYDPFNVGNTWTLPSYIDLFVQLLLSMGLMFLLPVFVYFLTSIGVLTPMFLRTYRKHAFIVVLVIAAAITPNDLYSMILVTIPLWILYEFSILVSNRVYNNQLEAESREIVKK; encoded by the coding sequence ATGGCGGCAAGCGGAAAAACAGACATGTCTTTTTTAGCACATATAGGAGAATTAAGAGGAAATCTAATTCGTTCTGTTATTGCTGTTGTTTTAACATCAATTGGTGTTGCTTTTTTTTGGGACGAATTGGTCGAATATGTAATTATGGCTCCTTTAAAATCAACATTTCCAACTTTTGACTGGTTTAATGCATTTGGTCAATTAACTGGATTTGGTGTGATTTATAAAGAATCATTTGATATTTCAAAAGATTTAACCAATCTTAATCCATCAGGACAAATTACCTCTCAATTTTTTGCAATTATTGTTTGTGGAGTAATTTTAGCAATTCCATATATTATTTATGAGTTATGGAAATTTATTAGTCCAGCTTTAAAAGATTCTGAAAGAAAATATGCAGGAGCTACAATTTTAGCTGTTTCCTTCTTTTTTATATTAGGAGTTTTATTCAGTTACTTTTTGTTGATTCCTCTTTGTACACAATTTTTATTCACATATGATCCATTTAATGTAGGTAATACATGGACATTACCAAGTTATATCGACTTGTTTGTACAATTATTATTATCAATGGGATTAATGTTTTTATTACCTGTATTTGTTTATTTCTTAACAAGTATTGGTGTTCTAACGCCAATGTTCTTAAGAACATATAGAAAACATGCGTTTATAGTTGTGTTGGTAATTGCAGCTGCAATTACACCTAATGATTTGTATAGTATGATTTTGGTTACTATTCCACTTTGGATATTGTATGAATTCAGTATTTTAGTGTCAAATAGAGTGTATAATAATCAATTAGAAGCAGAGTCGAGAGAGATCGTTAAGAAATAA
- a CDS encoding KpsF/GutQ family sugar-phosphate isomerase, with amino-acid sequence MERRDFIEIAQKVFQEEILELQAIASRLNDSFVDAVQAIYNTKGKLVIVGVGKSAHIANKMVATLNSTGTPSQFLHASEAIHGDLGLLQKEDVVICISKSGNTPEITYLAPILKQYSSCLIGLTANLKSELAKNSDIVLDVNVSKEACLVNLAPTSSTTAQLVMGDALAVALMKMRQFKSEDFAKFHPGGALGKRLLWTVENIVDPNKRPFVNPDSSIVDVINSLTSGKHGITVVLEDEKILGVVTDGDLRRMLLKYQDFSTLTAKDIATMSPKTINKDEKARVALDTLRQNSIGQLVVVDENDNYFGILDIHSILNEGIE; translated from the coding sequence TTGGAAAGAAGAGATTTTATAGAAATAGCTCAAAAAGTTTTTCAAGAAGAGATTTTAGAGTTACAAGCAATTGCATCTAGATTGAACGATAGTTTTGTTGATGCGGTACAAGCGATATATAATACGAAAGGGAAATTGGTGATTGTTGGAGTAGGGAAAAGTGCACATATTGCGAATAAAATGGTTGCGACTTTAAACTCGACAGGAACTCCATCACAATTCTTACATGCTTCGGAAGCAATTCACGGAGATTTAGGATTGTTGCAAAAGGAAGATGTTGTGATTTGTATTTCTAAAAGTGGAAATACGCCCGAAATTACTTATTTAGCTCCTATTTTAAAACAATATTCATCTTGTTTAATTGGTTTAACGGCAAATTTAAAATCAGAATTAGCTAAAAATTCAGATATTGTTTTAGACGTTAACGTTTCTAAAGAAGCATGCTTGGTAAATTTAGCACCAACTTCTTCTACAACAGCACAACTGGTTATGGGTGATGCTTTGGCGGTTGCTTTAATGAAAATGCGTCAATTTAAATCGGAAGATTTTGCGAAATTTCATCCGGGTGGAGCATTAGGAAAAAGATTGCTTTGGACAGTTGAAAATATTGTTGATCCAAATAAACGTCCGTTTGTAAATCCAGATTCTTCTATAGTTGATGTTATTAATTCTTTGACATCTGGTAAACATGGTATTACAGTTGTTTTAGAAGATGAAAAAATTCTAGGAGTTGTTACTGATGGTGATTTACGTCGTATGTTGTTAAAATATCAGGATTTTAGTACGTTAACAGCTAAAGATATTGCAACAATGTCGCCTAAAACGATTAATAAAGATGAAAAAGCACGCGTTGCTTTAGATACATTAAGACAGAATAGTATTGGCCAATTAGTTGTTGTAGATGAAAATGACAATTATTTTGGTATTCTAGATATTCACTCAATTTTAAACGAAGGAATTGAATAA